From Deltaproteobacteria bacterium:
CTGTCCTTCTCTTGTGCTCATTGAAACGGAAACACCATCTTTTATCAGATTCACAAACTGTACGAGAATAATTTTTAACGCCTCTTTGTCGATTCCCAGTGACCTGACAGCGGCCTGGAGCCTTGGAACGTACCCGTGATGGTCCGCCCCGAGGATATCGATCATCTCAGCAAAGCCTCTCTTTGCCTTGTTTCTGTGGTAGGCAATATCCGACGCAAAATAGGTGTTCTGCCCGTTTGCCCTCACTACCACCCTGTCCTTTTCATCCCCGAAATCGGTACTTCTGAACCAGAGAGCGCCTTCATCCTCGTATAGGTACCCCTTTTCATCCAGAATCCCGATGGAATTTAAAACCTCGTTACTTTTGTAGAGATCCGTTTCTAAGAACCAGTTGTCGATCGTAACGTTGAAATATTCCAGATCCTCCTTTATGTCTTTCAGAATTCTTTCCTTTCCATAGTTTGGAAAAAACTCAGGAGTCCCTCCCCCGTCGTTGAGGTATTTATCGCCGACTCTTTCCTTGACCTCTCTGGCGATCTCCTTCAGATATTCTCCTTTGTAATGGTCCTGCGGAAATTCGACCTCCAAACCCATGAGCTCCAGATACCGCAGAAAGAGTGATCTGCCAAGAACCTCGATCTGGGTTCCCACGTCATTGACATAGTATTCCGTCATCACCCTCCTTCCGGAAAAACGCAGGATCCTGGCGAGGGAATCTCCAAAGGCCGCTCCTCTCCCGTGGCCCACGTGGAGCGGGCCCGTTGGATTTGCCGATACGAATTCGATGATTACGGGTAACATTTTCGCTTCGGGAAAGGAAATAAAATCATCGCTGTTGACGTGACGGTTGACCGTTTCAACTACTGAGATTTCGGATATGAAAAAATTGATAAACCCAGGACCTGCTATTTCTATGCGAGAAAAAAATTTATCCCTGTCGTGCTTCATTATCGATTTTCTCACCTCTTCTGCCAGTCTCTTGGGATCAGACTTCGTTTTCCTCGCAAAAACCATCGCAATGTTCGTCGAATAATCGCCAAAGGCGATATTTTTCGGCTTTTCAAGCAGAATGGAATCGGGGCGGAGTCCTGTTTTCTTTTCAATTGCCGATATAACGGGTATTTTTATGCGTGAATGTACTATTTCTCTCATCTACCATCTCCCGGTCAGGAAGACCGTACAGAAGTCTCATGTCATGGTTAAGATTAAAAATTTAACCCATCCATTTGGTACAATCAAGCCATAAATGAAGGACTGCTTCGTGTGAGTGTGTTTGCCCCGGGTTTCAGGCAGAAAACGGGAAAGGATAGAAAACCAGCTTCTGATAACAACCCTGTAAAACCGTGTAGGTGTTGCCGGCTAAAAATCTCTCAAGCCGAAAGACAGGTAACTTCTGATGCCTGCGGCCCTCTCGGAGTATCGACTACATCGTACTCCACCTTCTGTCCTTCTTTGAGGGTCCGGAAGCCATCCATCTGGATAGCCGTGTAATGGACGAATATGTCCCTTTCCCCCTCATTTTCTATGAAACCGTAACCCTTCGTTTCGTTGAACCACTTTACCGTTCCGACCCTTTTCATGACATCCCCCCAAAGTCACATACAAAAAACATATGTATACTGTATACAGTATTATTACCAGAACAAAAAATTGTGGTCAAGGAATAATATTCCCGGCTGCAATATTTTTTCAATGAGAGGTCAATTTCAGGAGGAACAAAGAGTTGGGTTTTCCGGGCAAGTCGCCCGAATGAAAAAGATTGAGGGTGTTGCTCTTTACCAAGCTTCTCAAACGTTCCCTGCTCTTGTCAGGACACGGTCATTCATTTTCCCCGCCTGCCTTGCCATCAGGCTCCTTCACTTCATCTTCCAGTATAATAATTTTTTCTCTCTCCTTTATTAATCCTAAATCTTTTCGGGCAATATCTTCAATATAGTTCAAGTTATTTTTTAAATTATTCTCCTCTTTCTCCATCCTTTCGATATCCTGTGATACCTCCTTTCTTTTTTCCTCGAGCATCTCATATTTTTTCCTGAGGGTCAGGTATTCCAGGAGTCCCATCTTACCGAAGAAAATATCGTAAAGGATCATCGAAAGTGCGAGGAAAAAAAGGCAGGCAATGAGAATTTTGTGAATCTTTTTCTTTCCTTTATCCATGATCTTCTCGCATTACAGCTCCTGTTCACAAAGAGAGGAATCAGGAAAAGAGACTGTTTTTCGCAAGGGAATAAAAGGTGGAGAAGGTAAATGCCTCCTGAACAATCTCCCTGTATGGTTGGTCGCCAGCAAATACCCCCCAGAGAATCCTGGTGAGCCTGGCGCTCTTTTCGCTGGCGTCCTCTCCCTCTTTTTGCACACACCCTATATATATATCCGATAAGACTCCCCGCCTCAATATCCTCTCGTACATCTCAAACAGCATCTTTCCCCACCTGTTGTCAGTGTGATATGCGTCAAGGCACCTCCTGAAGAAATGCTGCTCCAGGTCATCTTTTCCTTTTCCATGATTCACAACCGTATCGGCAAGTATCTTTGACGTTTCGTAGGCAGATTCGATCCCATTTTTGAGAAATCGGGAAACGAAGGCATCCCCGATGACAGCAACACCGTCATCGAAGCAGTTGATCGCGCAGCCGACGGGTGCCTGGGGGTGGCAGTGGCAAATCAGCTCATAATTTTCAGGAAGAAACGTTTTCAGGCGCTGGTTATTCTCGAGTTCTTCCCTCAGGTACGCTATCTTCACATATTCACCTATCGCCGTTATGGTAAGAAATTCATCTTTTGGTGTCACGGCTATGAAACGAATTCTTTTGTCTTCCGTGCTGAAAATGTGGATCATATTCCCGAGTACGCGAGGAATATAGTCCGGGTCCACCTTCACTTCTGCCTGGCATGTGTGCCATGTTTTCGGAGGGGTGTACTCGGGGATGAGGTAATTGGATATAGGGGAGTTCACGCCGAAAGCGCCGACGATAAGGTTGAACTCTTCCTTTTTCCCCTTCGACGTATGCACGCGGAAAGTTCTCCCCTCACCTTCACCTACGATCTCGACATCTTTTACCCTCTCATTGATGAAAACCATACCCCTTTCCAAACACTGGTCAAGCAACACCTGGTCGAAACTCCTGTAGTGGCCCTCCTTTTCCAATAGTGGGCCTCCCCCCCGAAAAACCGTATAGATGCCCTTTCTCTCGGGATGGATGATGTGCGCCTCTCTCCTCTTGCCGTGTATTACATATCCATCAACGATCCTCCTCACCGTCGTGTCCTGGAGATCAATGCCGGCGTCACGGATCTTGTCATAGGTGAGGTACCCTATTGCGCCTGCGCACATGTTACAGCCGCCGGGACCGTACATGTCAAAAACCTTCTTGTCGAACAGGGTTATGTTGAACTTCCTGTTCTGCCTCTTTGCGAGATTATCGATGTGGATCGCAAAGAACGTTCCCGCAGGCCCCGCCCCGATAACTCCAATCTTGTCATTATCTTTCAATGCGCTCCCGTGGCCCATTCACCTCTCTCCTCTTTTCGTGAGGCAAATACCCCCTGTACTGCCTGAGTGCCCTGTCCCCACCATTTTTACAAAAACGAATAGAACCGAAACCTTGGAAGAACAAGGAGAGATCCTGTCTCTTTACATTTTATATTATTTCCATGCAGCTGGTGTATATCTTGATACGCGCGCATGTCTTCAGCCCCAACACCTGGGAATTGGGGTAAAGGAGAAAATGCAGAAATGGAAGGTTCCCACCGGGATGGTGATATCCCACGCGCGATCTTAAAACTCGACGTTCACTGCCCCCCCCGATTTGTCGTCCCTGCCCTCCACAATGGCATACACGATCCCCGCCGCGCCTGCGCCGACAATGGCCCAGAACCACCACTTTTGGGTGAGCCTCTTTTTTTTCAGGCCCTCACCGAGAGCCCTTGCCTTGCCTGGATCGGGAAGAATGCTCAAAAACAGCTCATCTTCGAGGAGAGGCTGGATATCCTCCAACGC
This genomic window contains:
- a CDS encoding arginine--tRNA ligase, which produces MREIVHSRIKIPVISAIEKKTGLRPDSILLEKPKNIAFGDYSTNIAMVFARKTKSDPKRLAEEVRKSIMKHDRDKFFSRIEIAGPGFINFFISEISVVETVNRHVNSDDFISFPEAKMLPVIIEFVSANPTGPLHVGHGRGAAFGDSLARILRFSGRRVMTEYYVNDVGTQIEVLGRSLFLRYLELMGLEVEFPQDHYKGEYLKEIAREVKERVGDKYLNDGGGTPEFFPNYGKERILKDIKEDLEYFNVTIDNWFLETDLYKSNEVLNSIGILDEKGYLYEDEGALWFRSTDFGDEKDRVVVRANGQNTYFASDIAYHRNKAKRGFAEMIDILGADHHGYVPRLQAAVRSLGIDKEALKIILVQFVNLIKDGVSVSMSTREGQFETLRDVLNEVGSDAARFFYLMRNANSHLDFDLDLAKKESADNPVYYVQYAHARICSILREARERGIHLPDILSVNGLTTEDDLEMMKKILEFRDVLEDAAAFLEPQRIPFYLIDLARMFHSYYNRFRFIGEDQDITMNRLALAIGIRKVVSQGLALIGVSAPERM
- a CDS encoding cold shock domain-containing protein encodes the protein MKRVGTVKWFNETKGYGFIENEGERDIFVHYTAIQMDGFRTLKEGQKVEYDVVDTPRGPQASEVTCLSA